From one Trifolium pratense cultivar HEN17-A07 linkage group LG1, ARS_RC_1.1, whole genome shotgun sequence genomic stretch:
- the LOC123890995 gene encoding uncharacterized protein LOC123890995 — MESKVEKAMISFNPESKTTLDHNPQPKKTSKRSKNIFKVVLLMMRGHSRKSTKAVFPVEDESKSTWRKIVGSMRPMHLQSNQSPPRIINGENNLKNVAIEENNNVDIQGKDGFDYEPESSLSPSPDSSRYVSATNSLYASAVGLNEMVEEEKEEEIGDDGDDMIDAKAEEFIAQFYQEMRLQLMDDIVDHRYKEISMRSLGL; from the coding sequence ATGGAGTCAAAGGTTGAGAAAGCCATGATTAGCTTTAATCCAGAATCTAAAACAACCCTTGATCATAATCCTCAACccaaaaaaacatcaaaaagaTCTAAGAACATTTTTAAGGTTGTATTATTAATGATGCGAGGGCATTCTCGTAAATCAACAAAAGCGGTTTTTCCCGTTGAGGATGAGTCAAAAAGTACATGGAGGAAGATTGTGGGGTCCATGAGACCCATGCATCTTCAAAGCAATCAATCGCCACCGCGAATTATCAACGGTGAGAATAATCTTAAAAATGTGGCCattgaagaaaataataatgttgATATTCAAGGTAAGGATGGGTTTGATTATGAACCGGAGTCTTCGTTATCGCCATCTCCGGATAGTAGCCGATATGTTTCGGCGACTAATAGCCTTTACGCTTCAGCGGTAGGGCTAAATGAAATGGTTGAGGAGGAGAAAGAGGAAGAAATtggtgatgatggtgatgaCATGATTGATGCTAAAGCTGAAGAGTTTATTGCTCAATTTTATCAAGAAATGAGGTTGCAGCTTATGGATGATATTGTGGATCATCGTTACAAAGAGATAAGTATGAGGTCATTAGGATTATAA
- the LOC123906780 gene encoding heparan-alpha-glucosaminide N-acetyltransferase-like isoform X1, translating to MSTENQIHDGAIAEEERRPLIDSSILIVHQNGEDETIIPVPNQRLVSLDVFRGLTVALMILVDDVGRAFPSLNHSPWFGVTLADFVMPFFLFGVGVSIALVFKKVSSKPNATKKVILRTIKLFLLGLLLQGGYFHGRGNLTYGLDLSKIRWFGVLQRISIGYFLASMSEIWLVNNNILVDSPAAFVRKYSIQWIFSILLGSVYLCLLYGLYVPNWKFGYSNLLWSGHVSTIQNVHCETRGSLDPPCNAVGFIDRLILGEDHMYQRPVYRRTKECSVNSPDYGPLPPDSPGWCLAPFDPEGILSSLMAAITCFVGLQFGHILVIFQAHKQRVLLWSVFSFSLLVVGYILEILGIPLSKALYTLSFMFITAGASGLVLTAIYYIVDIERLRKPTVLLQWMGMNALIVYALAACDIFPAIIQGFYWRSPENNLVDSSEALIQNVLHSEKWGTLAFVIIEILFWGLLAGFLHKKGIYIKL from the exons ATGTCAACTGAGAATCAGATACACGACGGTGCAATtgcagaagaagaaagaagaccTCTTATTGACTCCTCAATTCTTATTGTCCATCAAAATGGAGAAGACGAAACCATCATCCCTGTTCCTAATCAACGCCTTGTTTCTCTCGATGTCTTCCGCGGCCTCACTGTTGCG TTAATGATATTAGTTGATGATGTGGGACGGGCTTTCCCATCTTTGAATCATTCTCCATGGTTTGGGGTCACACTCGCTGATTTTGTAATGCCGTTTTTTCTCTTTGGGGTTGGCGTTTCAATCGCTCTGGTGTTCAAG AAAGTCTCTAGCAAACCAAATGcaacaaaaaaagtaatattgaGGACGATTAAGCTTTTTCTTTTGGGGCTCTTACTACAAG GTGGGTATTTCCATGGGCGTGGTAATTTAACTTATGGACTTGATTTAAGTAAGATACGCTGGTTTGGTGTACTTCAG AGGATATCCATAGGATATTTCCTGGCCTCAATGTCAGAGATTTGGCTTGTGAACAATAATATTTTGGTTGATTCACCAGCAGCGTTTGTCAGGAAATACTCCATCCAGTG gATCTTTTCTATCTTACTTGGCTCAGTATACCTTTGCTTGCTCTATGGCCTCTATGTTCCAAATTGGAAGTTCGGATATTCTAACTTGCTTTGGTCTGGTCATGTATCAACTATTCAAAAT GTTCATTGTGAAACGAGGGGTAGCCTTGATCCTCCTTGTAATGCTGTGGGTTTTATTGATAGATTAATTCTTGGTGAAGATCATATGTACCAGCGTCCTGTCTACAGAAGAACAAAG GAGTGCAGTGTCAATTCTCCTGATTATGGACCCTTGCCTCCAGATTCACCTGGATGGTGCCTTGCACCATTTGACCCGGAGGGTATTTTGAG TTCACTGATGGCTGCCATTACATGTTTCGTGGGATTGCAATTTGGACATATACTTGTAATTTTTCAG GCTCACAAGCAGAGGGTACTCCTTTGGTCTGTGTTTTCCTTCTCTCTATTGGTAGTCGGATATATTCTGGAGATTTTAG GAATTCCTTTATCAAAAGCACTCTACACACTAAGTTTCATGTTCATCACCGCAGGTGCATCGGGCTTGGTTTTGACTGCTATATACTACATT GTTGACATAGAACGTCTCAGAAAGCCCACAGTTTTACTACAATGGATGGGAATGAATGCCCTTATTGTATACGCATTGGCTGCTTGTGACATTTTCCCAGCAATTATCCAGGGTTTCTATTGGCGTTCTCCTGAAAATAACCTG GTTGACTCCAGTGAAGCTTTAATACAGAACGTATTACATTCCGAGAAATGGGGTACACTGGCCTTTGtaataattgagattttatTCTGGGGTCTTTTGGCTGGTTTCCTCCACAAGAAAGGGATATATATAAAACTGTAA
- the LOC123906780 gene encoding heparan-alpha-glucosaminide N-acetyltransferase-like isoform X2, translating to MSTENQIHDGAIAEEERRPLIDSSILIVHQNGEDETIIPVPNQRLVSLDVFRGLTVALMILVDDVGRAFPSLNHSPWFGVTLADFVMPFFLFGVGVSIALVFKKVSSKPNATKKVILRTIKLFLLGLLLQGGYFHGRGNLTYGLDLSKIRWFGVLQRISIGYFLASMSEIWLVNNNILVDSPAAFVRKYSIQWIFSILLGSVYLCLLYGLYVPNWKFGYSNLLWSGHVSTIQNVHCETRGSLDPPCNAVGFIDRLILGEDHMYQRPVYRRTKECSVNSPDYGPLPPDSPGWCLAPFDPEGILSSLMAAITCFVGLQFGHILVIFQAHKQRVLLWSVFSFSLLVVGYILEILGIPLSKALYTLSFMFITAGASGLVLTAIYYIVDIERLRKPTVLLQWMGMNALIVYALAACDIFPAIIQGFYWRSPENNLEPFPATGPLMPL from the exons ATGTCAACTGAGAATCAGATACACGACGGTGCAATtgcagaagaagaaagaagaccTCTTATTGACTCCTCAATTCTTATTGTCCATCAAAATGGAGAAGACGAAACCATCATCCCTGTTCCTAATCAACGCCTTGTTTCTCTCGATGTCTTCCGCGGCCTCACTGTTGCG TTAATGATATTAGTTGATGATGTGGGACGGGCTTTCCCATCTTTGAATCATTCTCCATGGTTTGGGGTCACACTCGCTGATTTTGTAATGCCGTTTTTTCTCTTTGGGGTTGGCGTTTCAATCGCTCTGGTGTTCAAG AAAGTCTCTAGCAAACCAAATGcaacaaaaaaagtaatattgaGGACGATTAAGCTTTTTCTTTTGGGGCTCTTACTACAAG GTGGGTATTTCCATGGGCGTGGTAATTTAACTTATGGACTTGATTTAAGTAAGATACGCTGGTTTGGTGTACTTCAG AGGATATCCATAGGATATTTCCTGGCCTCAATGTCAGAGATTTGGCTTGTGAACAATAATATTTTGGTTGATTCACCAGCAGCGTTTGTCAGGAAATACTCCATCCAGTG gATCTTTTCTATCTTACTTGGCTCAGTATACCTTTGCTTGCTCTATGGCCTCTATGTTCCAAATTGGAAGTTCGGATATTCTAACTTGCTTTGGTCTGGTCATGTATCAACTATTCAAAAT GTTCATTGTGAAACGAGGGGTAGCCTTGATCCTCCTTGTAATGCTGTGGGTTTTATTGATAGATTAATTCTTGGTGAAGATCATATGTACCAGCGTCCTGTCTACAGAAGAACAAAG GAGTGCAGTGTCAATTCTCCTGATTATGGACCCTTGCCTCCAGATTCACCTGGATGGTGCCTTGCACCATTTGACCCGGAGGGTATTTTGAG TTCACTGATGGCTGCCATTACATGTTTCGTGGGATTGCAATTTGGACATATACTTGTAATTTTTCAG GCTCACAAGCAGAGGGTACTCCTTTGGTCTGTGTTTTCCTTCTCTCTATTGGTAGTCGGATATATTCTGGAGATTTTAG GAATTCCTTTATCAAAAGCACTCTACACACTAAGTTTCATGTTCATCACCGCAGGTGCATCGGGCTTGGTTTTGACTGCTATATACTACATT GTTGACATAGAACGTCTCAGAAAGCCCACAGTTTTACTACAATGGATGGGAATGAATGCCCTTATTGTATACGCATTGGCTGCTTGTGACATTTTCCCAGCAATTATCCAGGGTTTCTATTGGCGTTCTCCTGAAAATAACCTG GAGCCCTTCCCAGCCACTGGGCCATTGATGCCACTTTAA
- the LOC123906795 gene encoding uncharacterized protein LOC123906795 produces the protein MSLKNRNVGRRAWNILRISLLWARKSGVFRRKLVTELRLVPKYLKCLGHKTTPTHHINYFERELSFDETPMFNVKMYRPSSLRFHLPCINPRVDFDYDFNDDEDIVDYDNGRRSDLIDAGDYDQEFYHGVELCEEMGYREEVQEADAQGVDKRADEFIAKFRQQMRLQRQISLLQYKETPSRDTN, from the coding sequence ATGTCTTTGAAGAATCGTAATGTTGGTCGTAGGGCATGGAACATCCTACGGATCTCGTTGTTGTGGGCACGTAAAAGTGGTGTGTTTAGGCGCAAGCTAGTGACGGAGCTGCGTCTTGTGCCAAAATACTTGAAGTGCCTAGGACACAAAACCACACCCACTCATCACATTAACTACTTTGAGCGTGAACTCTCCTTCGACGAGACTCCTATGTTCAATGTCAAGATGTATCGTCCATCATCCCTGCGCTTTCACTTGCCGTGTATAAATCCACGAGTTGATTTTGACTATGattttaatgatgatgaagatatTGTTGATTATGACAATGGGAGAAGGAGTGATCTCATTGATGCAGGAGATTATGACCAAGAATTTTACCATGGGGTTGAATTGTGTGAAGAAATGGGTTACAGAGAAGAAGTGCAAGAAGCTGATGCACAAGGGGTAGATAAACGTGCTGATGAATTCATTGCTAAATTCCGTCAACAAATGAGACTTCAACGACAGATTTCTCTTCTACAATACAAGGAAACACCCAGCAGAGACACAAATTGA